In one Pseudomonas sp. MM211 genomic region, the following are encoded:
- a CDS encoding polyribonucleotide nucleotidyltransferase, whose protein sequence is MRMKSRVVGGVIAVTLVTQLTACGSIFYPDRRGQIEGRVDPLIVGLNAIGILFYVIPGLIAFGVDFATGAIYLPGGLNAQVSPDSLKDVVDANGKVDTAKLKALIETQTGHSLPLDDPRLIQHSGSSEQLAAYGLRPAA, encoded by the coding sequence ATGCGCATGAAATCCCGCGTTGTCGGCGGCGTTATCGCCGTTACATTGGTCACTCAACTCACCGCCTGCGGCAGCATCTTCTATCCAGACCGTCGCGGTCAGATTGAAGGCCGTGTCGACCCGCTGATCGTCGGTCTGAACGCCATCGGCATCCTGTTCTATGTGATCCCCGGCCTGATCGCTTTCGGCGTCGACTTCGCCACTGGCGCGATCTACCTGCCAGGCGGCCTCAATGCCCAGGTCAGCCCGGATTCGCTGAAGGACGTGGTCGATGCCAACGGCAAGGTCGACACCGCCAAGCTCAAGGCCCTGATCGAAACCCAAACCGGCCACAGCCTGCCGCTCGACGATCCACGCCTGATCCAGCACAGCGGCAGCAGCGAACAGCTGGCAGCATACGGTCTGCGCCCCGCCGCCTGA
- a CDS encoding cation diffusion facilitator family transporter: MTLDRQHARLMRQATAAALCVALTLVLCKAVAWWASGSVSLLAGLTDSLLDSAASLLNLIAVNIALRPADDDHRYGHGKAEALAGLGQALFIGASAILVAVQGFDRLRHPEPLNAQALGIAVMLLSMALTMALLLFQRHVVQQTGSTAIHADSLHYRSDLLLNGGILLALLLAYFGWQQGDALFAIGIAAYILWSAFSIARQSVSVLMDQELDPDVSTRMSELTCAVPGVIGIHDLRTRLSGTRWFVQLHVDLPGSLSLNEAHALCEQVEDAIRSEFAQAEVLVHADPLDLPAPT; this comes from the coding sequence ATGACCCTCGACCGCCAGCACGCTCGCCTGATGCGTCAGGCCACTGCCGCCGCGCTCTGCGTGGCGCTGACTCTAGTGTTGTGCAAGGCCGTCGCCTGGTGGGCCAGTGGTTCGGTCAGTTTGCTCGCCGGCCTCACCGACTCCCTGCTCGACAGCGCCGCCTCGCTACTCAACCTGATCGCCGTGAACATCGCCCTGCGCCCTGCCGATGACGATCATCGTTACGGCCATGGCAAGGCCGAAGCCCTCGCCGGGTTGGGCCAGGCACTGTTCATCGGAGCCAGCGCGATCCTCGTCGCGGTACAGGGCTTTGATCGCCTGCGCCACCCCGAACCGCTCAATGCGCAAGCGCTGGGTATCGCGGTAATGCTGCTGTCCATGGCACTCACCATGGCCCTGCTGTTGTTCCAGCGCCATGTGGTACAGCAGACCGGCTCCACTGCGATCCACGCCGATTCATTGCACTACCGCTCCGACCTGCTGCTCAACGGCGGCATCCTCCTCGCCCTGCTGCTCGCCTACTTCGGCTGGCAACAGGGCGACGCGCTGTTCGCCATCGGCATCGCCGCCTACATCCTGTGGAGCGCCTTCAGCATCGCCCGCCAGTCGGTCAGCGTGCTGATGGATCAGGAGCTCGACCCCGACGTCAGCACGCGCATGAGCGAACTGACCTGCGCGGTGCCCGGCGTCATCGGCATCCACGACCTGCGCACGCGCCTGTCAGGCACCCGCTGGTTCGTGCAGTTACACGTCGACCTGCCGGGCAGCCTGAGTCTCAATGAAGCCCATGCGCTGTGCGAACAGGTCGAGGATGCCATCCGCAGCGAATTCGCCCAGGCAGAGGTACTGGTACACGCCGACCCACTGGATTTGCCTGCACCAACTTGA
- a CDS encoding AraC family transcriptional regulator — MIRSAPVLGTRRASTDDLPVDQRLEFWEQYNASTLVGLRCSSFSEAGFSAQEDNLSLERLRVAHIVGTQHVIERDGPMIRTVPKESVFVSLVMGSASFFFQNSTCHLLEPGDLMVYRTDEPYLFGFSGSMHKFIFDIPQEVFAAHCLRRFDSALKISTHTGTQRLLLRTLSERTGGFFEQPLSQDADSFQDDALELLGNIIAGQVGNRRINALSASYLLAAKHCILEQLADPALSCERVAAQTGISTRHLARLFAMEDTQPHRFILEKRLQRAYQLLSRGEDRGLDIAEIAYRHGFSSQAHFARAFKAYFGRTPSDVRAAAGLMQ; from the coding sequence ATGATCAGATCCGCTCCCGTGCTTGGTACTCGCCGTGCAAGCACCGATGATCTCCCCGTTGATCAGCGCCTGGAATTCTGGGAACAGTACAACGCGTCGACGCTAGTGGGCTTGAGGTGTTCTTCCTTCAGCGAGGCCGGCTTCAGTGCGCAGGAGGACAACCTGAGCCTGGAGCGACTGCGGGTGGCTCATATCGTCGGCACCCAGCACGTCATCGAACGCGACGGGCCGATGATTCGCACGGTGCCAAAAGAGTCGGTTTTCGTCTCACTGGTCATGGGCAGTGCTTCGTTCTTCTTTCAAAACAGCACCTGTCATTTGCTGGAACCCGGCGATCTGATGGTGTACCGAACCGACGAGCCCTACCTGTTTGGTTTTTCCGGCTCGATGCACAAGTTCATCTTCGATATACCCCAAGAGGTTTTTGCTGCTCACTGCTTGCGCCGCTTTGACAGCGCGTTAAAGATCAGCACGCACACCGGCACCCAGCGCCTACTCTTGCGCACCCTGAGTGAGCGCACCGGCGGTTTCTTCGAGCAACCACTCAGCCAGGACGCAGACAGCTTTCAGGACGATGCCCTTGAGCTGCTGGGCAACATCATTGCTGGTCAGGTGGGCAACCGCCGAATCAACGCACTCAGTGCTTCCTACCTGTTGGCTGCCAAGCACTGCATCCTCGAGCAATTGGCCGATCCGGCATTGAGCTGCGAGCGGGTGGCCGCCCAGACCGGGATTTCCACCCGGCATCTGGCGCGGCTGTTCGCCATGGAAGACACCCAGCCGCACCGTTTCATTCTCGAAAAGCGCCTGCAACGTGCTTACCAGCTACTGAGCCGCGGTGAGGACAGAGGCCTGGATATCGCCGAGATCGCCTATCGACACGGGTTCAGCAGCCAGGCGCACTTCGCCAGGGCCTTCAAGGCTTACTTCGGACGCACACCGAGCGACGTACGTGCAGCCGCTGGGCTAATGCAGTAG